In Spirochaeta thermophila DSM 6578, the DNA window CATGCAGGATGCGGTACTCGGCGGCTGGTACGATGCCGGAGACCACGTGAAGTTCAACCTTCCCATGGCCTACACCGCGAGCATGCTCCAGTGGGCCATCTATGAGTATGGTGCTGCCCTTGCCGATGCAGGCCAGCTGGAGATCCTCAAGCGGAACGTGAAGTTCACCCTCGACTACCTGGCCAACTGCTGGGATGGGAACACCTACATCTACCAGATAGGAGATGGCGGGAACGATCACAGCTGGTGGGGTCCGGTCGAGGTGATCCACCTCGAACAGCAGGCGGGCAATCGTCCGGCCTACTCTGCGAGCCATGGACTCTCGGCTGTGATGGCGCAGACTGCGGCTGCCTTGGCTCTGGGGCACCACATCTTCGGTGATACTGTGTACCTTCAGAAGGCGGAGCAGCTCTTTGCGCGGGCAGACGCGGACAGGAGTGATGAGAACTACACCGCCGCATCAGGGTTTTATAATTCCTGGAGCGGTCCCATCGACGAGCTCATGTGGGCTGCCATCTGGCTCTACATTGCCACAGGCGACGCTTCGTACCTCACGAAGGCTGAGAGCTACGTGCCGCTCCTCAATCGACAGGGACAGACAGAGGACATCGAGTATCAGTGGGGACACTGCTGGGATGACGTGCACTATGGTGGTCTCCTTCTTCTCGCGAAGCTCACCGGCAAGCAGGAGTACATAGATTTTGTGCACATGCACCTCGACTGGTGGGTGGACGGTGCCAAGGGCTACACTCCCGGCGGGCTTGCCTGGCTCGATCAGTGGGGAAGCCTCCGGTATGCCACCACTGCGGCATTCCTCGCCTTCGTGTATTCCGACTGGTCGGGTGCAGATCCTCAGAAGGCACAGGTGTATCGTGAGTTTGCCGAGAAACAGATCAACTACGCCCTCGGCATGAACGAACGGAACGGGAGCTACGTGGTAGGGTTCGGCGAGAATGCGCCTCAACATCCTCACCACAGAACCTCCCACGGTTCGTGGGCCGACAGCCAGAGTGTGCCTCCCTATCACAGACACATCCTCTACGGTGCGCTCGTGGGTGGACCTGATCAGAGCGGCAACTACACCGACGACATAAGCAATTACCAGACGAACGAGGTGGCGTGCGACTACAACGCGGGGTTCGTCGGAGCCCTCGCGAAGATGTATGATTTCTATGGTGGGCAGCCTCTTGCTGATTTCCCGCCGCCTGAGCCGCGTACCCACTACGAAGATGATGAGTTCTTCACCGAGGCCTGCCTCAATGCCTCAGGGAGCAACTTCACCGAGGTGAAGGTACTGGTGAACAACCGGTCTGCCTGGCCTGCGCGTGTGATCAACGACCTCCGGTTCCGGTACTTTATCGACCTCTCTGAAGTTTTTGCTGCAGGATATACGGTGAATGACATCACTATCAGTACCAACTACGTGGAGTTCCCGGTTACCATCACTGGACCTGTTCACTACGCGGGAAATATCTACTATGTGGAAGTGAAGTTCAATGATGGCACTCAGATCTATCCCGGTGGTCAGAGCGAGTATGCCGGAGAGATCCAGATGAGGATCGCTGCACCCAGTGGCACCTCCTTCTGGGATCCCACAAATGATCCCTCGTATCAAGGCCTCCCGTTGAGTTCAACCGAGATTACCAAGACTCCGAACATCCCAGTGTATGATGGCACTACTCTTATCTTCGGTGTGGAACCTGATGGCACACAGCCAACTCCCACGCCTACTCCTACCTCTACTCCGACTCCGACTCCGACCCCGACTCCGACCCCGACTCCGACCCCGACTCCGACCCCGACTCCGACCCCGACTCCGACCCCGACTCCGACCCCGACCCCGACCCCGACTCCGACTGGAGAGTACACGCTCATCTCTCTCCCCTTCACGTATGACGGGGCAGGTGAGTACTACTGGAAGACCGATCAGTTCTCCTCGGATCCGAACGACTGGAGCAGGTACGTGAACTCGTGGAACCTGGACCTGCTCGAGATCAACGGGACGGACTATGCCAACGTGTGGGTGGCGCAGCACCAGATCCCGGCTGCGTCTGATGGCTACTGGTACATCCACTACAAGGCTTCCTATTCGTGGAGCCATGTGGAGATCAAGTAAAGCCTACAGGGTGGTGAGGGTGTATGCCCTCGCCGCCCTCTTTTGTTTGGAGGTGTGAGATGCGTGTAGGCCGATGGATAGTGATCGTGCTTTTGAGTCTTGGATTGATAGTAGGATGTGCGTTCCCCTTCCTCGGGAATGTTGAAAAGGAGGAGAACACCTCTTCCCGAGCCACTAGCCTTTCAGTCGGTCGTCTTACAGGTGTGAACTGGTTCGGGTTCGAGACCGGCAACTACGTGGTGCACGGGCTCTGGGCCAGGGACTACAAGTCCATGCTCAAGCAGATAGCGGATCTCGGGTTCAACTGTATCAGAATCCCGTGGGCCAACGAGATGATAGGTAAGGCACCGAACAGCATTCAGATCAATCCCTCGGGTGTGGATCCCTACACCGGGGAGCAGGGACTCAATCTGGATCTCGAAGGGCTTTCGTCCCTCGAGGTGCTCGACAAGATCATTGAGGAGGCCAACCGTCTCGGTCTCTACGTGATCCTCGACAACCACTCCCGGGCCGCTGATGGCTATATGAACGAAACCCTCTGGTATACCGACGAGTATCCTGAGGAGAGGTGGATCTCGGACTGGGTGATGATGGTGCGTCGGTATAAGAACTACCCCAATGTGATAGGAGCCGATCTCAACAACGAGCCGCACGGGAATACCGGGACCGGGATGAAGCCGCCGGCTACGTGGGGATACACCCTCCCCGAGTACGGCGATACCGATTGGAAGGCAGCTGCCGAGCGGTGTGCTGCGGCCATCCTTGCGGAGAACCCGAATCTCTACATCATCGTGGAAGGGGTAGAGGAGTATCAGGGCGATACCTACTGGTGGGGCGGCAATCTCAAAGGCGTGAGGGACTATCCCATCACCTCCATCCCTGCGGAGAACCTCATCTATTCTCCCCATGAGTATGGGCCCGAGGTCTACAATCAGGCCTGGTTCAGCGATCCTACCTTTCCGGACAACATGCCTGCGATCTGGGATGAGCACTTCTGGTTCATCTACAAGGAGAACATCGCCCCCGTACTCATAGGGGAGTTCGGCATCAAGGAGGAGTCTGCTGCTGATCCCTCCTCGGTTGCCTACCAGTGGTTCACCACTTTCATGGCCTATGTGGGAAACAAGGCCTCGTGGACGTTCTGGTGCATGAATCCCAACTCGGGGGATACGGGAGGCATCCTCAAGGACGACTGGGTGACGGTGAACGAGGCGAAGTACAACCTCATCAGGCCCTATCTGGCCAATCCGCCGCAGCCCACGGCCACACCCACTCCTACCAGCACGCCGACACCCACTCCTACGCCGACGCCTACTCCCACGCCCACTCCTACTCCGACTCCCACTCCGACGCCTACTGCCACACCTACGCCTACTCCCACACCTTCCGGGGAGTACACCGAGATCACGCTTCCCTTCACCTACGATGGGGGGGGTGAGTACTACTGGAAGACCCACCAGTTCTCCACGGATCCGAACGACTGGAGCCGATACGTGAACTCGTGGAACCTGGACCTGCTGGAGATCAACGGGACCGACTATACCAACGTATGGGTGGCGCAGCACCAGATACCAGCAGCCTCGGACGGCTACTGGTACATCCACTACAAGAGCGGCGTCTCGTGGGGACATGTGGAGATAAAGTGAGGCGGGAACTCTTAGAGAAAGGAGGCGGAGGGGGTGTGCGCCCCCTCCTTTTCTTGCGCTTGTACGGATTCAAGATCTTTACTATAACAGTTAAGTATGCACGAGAGACGAGAGCGGTTCGAGCACATCTATAGGATACTCGAAGAGGAGTATGCCGATACGTCTTCCTTCATCTCGTTCGCCGAGCCTTTCCAGCTCCTGGTGGGGGTGATCCTCTCGGCTCAGTCCACGGACAGGCAGGTGAATCTCATCCTTCCGGAGCTTTTCGTACGGTTTCCCACTCCCAAGGATCTCGCCGAGGCACCGGCGGAGGAGATCGAGACCCTCGTGAGGAGTGTGGGGTTCTTCCGGATGAAGGCCCGGAACATAAAGGAGACCGCGCGGCTCGTGCACGAGCGTTGGAGAGGTCGCGTGCCTGAGCGGATGGAGGATCTGCTTCTCCTTCCCGGCGTAGGGAGGAAGAGCGCGAACGTGATCAGGGGTACCATCTACGGAAGGCCTGCGATCATCGTGGACACCCACTTCGGCCGCGTGGTGAGAAGGCTGGGGCTCACCGAGGAGCGAACGCCGGAGCGGATCGAGCGAGACCTGGCCTCGTGGATTCCTCCCGGGAAGCAGTATCCCTTCTCCATGCGCATCAATCGACACGGACGGGCAGTATGTACTGCGAGGAGGCCTGCGTGCGAGTCCTGCAGGCTCGCACCGTTCTGCCTCAGGCGTGGGGTGGTCTCGCGAGGTGAAGAAGAGCGGGGCGGTCTGGGAGACGACTCTACCACTCGGGCCAGAAGCGGTGAAAGTCCTGGAGCGAGGTGAATCCCTCCTGCTCCATGTAGGACTTGATTCCCTTGAGGATGCGATCAGGGGTGTGGGGGTCTACAAAGAGGGCGGTTCCCACCTGTATCGCAGAGGCGCCGGCCAGGAGGTATTCTATGGCGTCCTCGGGCTCCATGATGCCCCCGATACCGATGATGGGGATGCGCACCGAGGTGCGTACCCGATAGACCGCCGCCAGACCGATGGGCTTTATGGCAGGGCCGGAGAGTCCTGCAGTCTTCTGAGGAATGACAGGACGCTTCTTGTGAATATCGATCGCCATCCCCACCACGGTGTTGATGCACGAAAGGGCGTCGGCTCCCCCGGCCTCTGCTGCCCGGGCGATCTCGGTGATGTCGGTGACGTTGGGTGTGAGCTTCACGATGAGGGGCTTGGGGGTGAGGTCCCTCAATGTCCTGGTGAGGCGTTCCACTGTTGTGGGCTCGGTCCCTATGGTGATGCCCCCTTTCTTCACATTGGGACAGGAGATGTTGATCTCGTACCCCCAGAGATCGGTGTGGGCCTCGAGGAATGAGATGACCTCTGCGTACTCCTCTGGATCGCTCCCTGCGATGTTGCCTATGACCGGGCAGGGGAGCTCTCTGAGGTAGGTCCACTTCTCGGTGACAAAGCGTTCCATGCCCACATTCGCAAGGCCTATGGAGTTGAGCAGGCCGGCCGTGGTCTCCACGATCCTGGGGATGGGGTTCCCTTCTCTCGGCTCGCGGGTGATGGCCTTGGTGTAGAGGGCGCCGAGGGTGCGATAGTCCACGAGTGCCTCGTACTCACTCCCATACCCTATGGTGCCGGAGGCAGCTCCCACCGGATTGGGAAGGAGCTTCCCGCCTATCTTCACAGAGAGGTCCATGCGATCTCCTTTGCGTTGAAGACAGGGCCTTCGGTGCACACCCGGGCGTAGCGGGTGCTCCCCGTGGTAGGCACCACACACGAGAGACAGGCCCCCACCCCGCACGCCATGGTTTGCTCGAGCGAGACCCACAGCTCCGCACCTGTGGCCTCCACGAGCCGGGCGAGCCCCTTGAGCATGGGGGTGGGGCCGCAGGCATAGAGGACGACTTCAGGTCCCAGTCCTCCACGCGATGAAAGGTAGTCCACCGTGGTGCCGGAAAAGCCCGTGCTCCCATCGTCGGTACAGAGGACAAGCTCTGTCGGGCGAGACGGCTGGTGTGAGGGGAGAAGGTCGGCGTTCCGGGCCCCGAGGACGAGCAGGTGATCGATCCCTTGCTTCTCGAGGGTACGAGAGAGAAAGAGTATGGGGCCTATGCCGATGCCACCTGAGACGAGCACGGGTGGTCGGGAATAGGAGGGCTTTAATGGAAAGGGCCTTCCCAGGGGACCGATGATGTCCACCACATCGCCCGCACGGTGGGTGGTGAGCATGGTGGTGGCCCGCCCCCTTCGTTGGTAGATGCAGGCCGCCCTCCCGTTGCGGTACGAGGAGAAGGCGAACGGTCTCCTCAGGAGGGGCACCGGGCCGTTCCCTATGCGCATGGTGAAGAACTGGCCGGGTCTCGGTTCTGGGGCGGTAGGGGGATACGAGAACTCGAGAAGGTAGTAGCAACGAGCGATCTCTCTCTGCTCCAGTATCTCAACCGACGTGTATGCTACGTGAAGATCGTGATTCATACGTTTCCTGAGTATAGAGGAGAACGAAGCTTCCTCCAAGGGGAGAGGATTGAAGAAGGGTGGAAGAAGAGGTACTATAGCTTAGAAACCGATTTCTTTTCTGGAGGTTTCGATGTATCGTTCGGTGGGATGGGGTGTCGCGTTCATGTGTATAGGGACATTGATATTCTCCTCCTGTGTCAGCCCGACAGGGAGCGAGGAGTGGCCTGGGGAACTAGTGGCTGAGGAGTCCTGGATGGACGTTGCGCGGTGGAAGCTCGTACGATCAGGGGGGGGGGAGGAGGCATCCCTCCGTGCCGAAGGAGGGGGTCTTGCAGTGTCGTTCGTCCAGGATGGAGAGGGATTCGTGGAGCCGAGGCTTCTCCTCGGAGGGGCGGATTTCTCCTGCTGCGAGGCGCTTGCCCTCAGGATGGAGAGTCGTATCGAAGCGCGGCTCATGGTCTCCCTGGTCTTGTATGAGGCCGGAAGGGTGTGGGAGACCTCGTGGAAGAGCCTCGAGTCCGGAACCCATCTGGTGGTGTTTGATCTGTGGGGTGAACTCTTCTTTCCGGGAATGGATCTTCCTGAGGGAAGCACCCCTCTTTCGAATGTGGAAGCGCTGGGAGTGAGGATCAGCGGCCTTGAGAACCCCGCCGGCACCGTATTGCTCGAGGGGATTGCGCGTGCGAGGAGCGAGGAGCCGCCCCCCTGGACGTTTCTCGTCGGAGGGGACTCCGATGGGAGGGAACTCCTCTCTGATGTCAGGGTCGTCCACACCCCTTCTCCTGAGGACCCGCTCGTGGAGCTCACGATTCCCCTAGGGGTGGTACCGGAGAACCCCTATGATCCCGATGAGGTGGACGTGGAGGCGGTATTCGTCTCTCCTGGAGGAGATTCGTACCGGGTGGCGGGGTTCTACTATGTGCCCTACCGGAGAACCACAAGGTCCTTCGGTTCCCTGCTCCGCATGGCCGGGCCGGGCGAGTTCAGGGTGCGCTTCATAGCCCCGGAGGAGGGAACATGGGGCGAGTACGTTCGTGTGAACTATCGGGGCCAGGAATCCCGTACGCCCATTCCCCCCTTTCAAGCCCCCTCTCCCGGAAAGGGGTACGTGGGTCGGTCCAAAAGGGATCCGCGATACTTCGCCTTTCAGGATGGCACGTCCTGCATCCCCATCGGTTCCAACGTTGCGTGGTACGACCACCGGGGGATCGCGGCCTACGAGAAGTGGTTCTCAGAGATGGCACGCCATGGCGCGAATTTTGCCCGGATCTGGATGCCGAGCTGGGGATTCGGGATCGAGTGGAGTGATACGGGGTTGGGCAACTATCATCGGAGGCAGCGTCAGGCCTGGGAGCTCGATCGGGTACTCCGGCTCGCAGAAGAGAAGGGCATCTACGTGATGCTCTGTCTCCTCAACCACGGTGCCTTCAGTACGAGCACGAATCCCGAGTGGTCCCAGAATCCCTACAATAGTAAGCTCGGGGGGGGCCTTGAGAGTCCCGGTGCGTTCGTGAGCGATCCCGAAGCATGGAAGTATTTCT includes these proteins:
- a CDS encoding dihydroorotate dehydrogenase — protein: MDLSVKIGGKLLPNPVGAASGTIGYGSEYEALVDYRTLGALYTKAITREPREGNPIPRIVETTAGLLNSIGLANVGMERFVTEKWTYLRELPCPVIGNIAGSDPEEYAEVISFLEAHTDLWGYEINISCPNVKKGGITIGTEPTTVERLTRTLRDLTPKPLIVKLTPNVTDITEIARAAEAGGADALSCINTVVGMAIDIHKKRPVIPQKTAGLSGPAIKPIGLAAVYRVRTSVRIPIIGIGGIMEPEDAIEYLLAGASAIQVGTALFVDPHTPDRILKGIKSYMEQEGFTSLQDFHRFWPEW
- a CDS encoding cellulase family glycosylhydrolase, which produces MRVGRWIVIVLLSLGLIVGCAFPFLGNVEKEENTSSRATSLSVGRLTGVNWFGFETGNYVVHGLWARDYKSMLKQIADLGFNCIRIPWANEMIGKAPNSIQINPSGVDPYTGEQGLNLDLEGLSSLEVLDKIIEEANRLGLYVILDNHSRAADGYMNETLWYTDEYPEERWISDWVMMVRRYKNYPNVIGADLNNEPHGNTGTGMKPPATWGYTLPEYGDTDWKAAAERCAAAILAENPNLYIIVEGVEEYQGDTYWWGGNLKGVRDYPITSIPAENLIYSPHEYGPEVYNQAWFSDPTFPDNMPAIWDEHFWFIYKENIAPVLIGEFGIKEESAADPSSVAYQWFTTFMAYVGNKASWTFWCMNPNSGDTGGILKDDWVTVNEAKYNLIRPYLANPPQPTATPTPTSTPTPTPTPTPTPTPTPTPTPTPTPTATPTPTPTPSGEYTEITLPFTYDGGGEYYWKTHQFSTDPNDWSRYVNSWNLDLLEINGTDYTNVWVAQHQIPAASDGYWYIHYKSGVSWGHVEIK
- a CDS encoding glycoside hydrolase family 9 protein, translated to MKQRFLKILLLLLMGVIFISSCAFFSPDGEVKGSRMVSRGVAQAGGHFNYGEALQKAIYFYEAQQAGPLPEWNRVEWRGDATMQDAVLGGWYDAGDHVKFNLPMAYTASMLQWAIYEYGAALADAGQLEILKRNVKFTLDYLANCWDGNTYIYQIGDGGNDHSWWGPVEVIHLEQQAGNRPAYSASHGLSAVMAQTAAALALGHHIFGDTVYLQKAEQLFARADADRSDENYTAASGFYNSWSGPIDELMWAAIWLYIATGDASYLTKAESYVPLLNRQGQTEDIEYQWGHCWDDVHYGGLLLLAKLTGKQEYIDFVHMHLDWWVDGAKGYTPGGLAWLDQWGSLRYATTAAFLAFVYSDWSGADPQKAQVYREFAEKQINYALGMNERNGSYVVGFGENAPQHPHHRTSHGSWADSQSVPPYHRHILYGALVGGPDQSGNYTDDISNYQTNEVACDYNAGFVGALAKMYDFYGGQPLADFPPPEPRTHYEDDEFFTEACLNASGSNFTEVKVLVNNRSAWPARVINDLRFRYFIDLSEVFAAGYTVNDITISTNYVEFPVTITGPVHYAGNIYYVEVKFNDGTQIYPGGQSEYAGEIQMRIAAPSGTSFWDPTNDPSYQGLPLSSTEITKTPNIPVYDGTTLIFGVEPDGTQPTPTPTPTSTPTPTPTPTPTPTPTPTPTPTPTPTPTPTPTPTPTPTPTGEYTLISLPFTYDGAGEYYWKTDQFSSDPNDWSRYVNSWNLDLLEINGTDYANVWVAQHQIPAASDGYWYIHYKASYSWSHVEIK
- a CDS encoding endonuclease III domain-containing protein, with translation MHERRERFEHIYRILEEEYADTSSFISFAEPFQLLVGVILSAQSTDRQVNLILPELFVRFPTPKDLAEAPAEEIETLVRSVGFFRMKARNIKETARLVHERWRGRVPERMEDLLLLPGVGRKSANVIRGTIYGRPAIIVDTHFGRVVRRLGLTEERTPERIERDLASWIPPGKQYPFSMRINRHGRAVCTARRPACESCRLAPFCLRRGVVSRGEEERGGLGDDSTTRARSGESPGAR
- a CDS encoding dihydroorotate dehydrogenase electron transfer subunit is translated as MNHDLHVAYTSVEILEQREIARCYYLLEFSYPPTAPEPRPGQFFTMRIGNGPVPLLRRPFAFSSYRNGRAACIYQRRGRATTMLTTHRAGDVVDIIGPLGRPFPLKPSYSRPPVLVSGGIGIGPILFLSRTLEKQGIDHLLVLGARNADLLPSHQPSRPTELVLCTDDGSTGFSGTTVDYLSSRGGLGPEVVLYACGPTPMLKGLARLVEATGAELWVSLEQTMACGVGACLSCVVPTTGSTRYARVCTEGPVFNAKEIAWTSL
- a CDS encoding DUF5060 domain-containing protein gives rise to the protein MDVARWKLVRSGGGEEASLRAEGGGLAVSFVQDGEGFVEPRLLLGGADFSCCEALALRMESRIEARLMVSLVLYEAGRVWETSWKSLESGTHLVVFDLWGELFFPGMDLPEGSTPLSNVEALGVRISGLENPAGTVLLEGIARARSEEPPPWTFLVGGDSDGRELLSDVRVVHTPSPEDPLVELTIPLGVVPENPYDPDEVDVEAVFVSPGGDSYRVAGFYYVPYRRTTRSFGSLLRMAGPGEFRVRFIAPEEGTWGEYVRVNYRGQESRTPIPPFQAPSPGKGYVGRSKRDPRYFAFQDGTSCIPIGSNVAWYDHRGIAAYEKWFSEMARHGANFARIWMPSWGFGIEWSDTGLGNYHRRQRQAWELDRVLRLAEEKGIYVMLCLLNHGAFSTSTNPEWSQNPYNSKLGGGLESPGAFVSDPEAWKYFSQRLRYIIARWGYSSHIFAWEIWNETDLATGIMQKEAFPRWLEKVAEYIRREDLGRHLVTTSYSVPVDAGDPLWDSMDIVQEHRYGLQDWAPYMVGRVLRARERTDKPYLFGEFGISEDVPDPEGIHWLDGLWGGIFSGAAGTGMLWWWDLYLESYDLFPLYRGVSRFLEGETLEGMEPRDVEYVGPYQIHMLTREGEAWIWIKDRTFSFEGLMSRAMGVGLENVTWEPLPSTVLHLPLGPGRYRVEWYEPQTGELIGEDDGSTPDDLLEVVVPEFSQHLAGKVRRVE